The Asterias amurensis chromosome 20, ASM3211899v1 region CAAGGTATGAACCACATAGTGGTGCAATGGGGAAAATGAACTTAAGTTATCTGaggtggatttcataaagagttaagacgagtcttatctcgagttaggatgagtttctCTTAGGACTAACCTTaagttttgaatatctcctgGAACTAGTCActagttaggaccagtcctaactctttgtgaaaatcgaccccaggtcttggccttggtgcctctcCAAAAGTTCCTGTAGACCTTGAGAAAGTTCCCttctgcaaaatgaaaatggtctaaCCCTTTCAAAGAGGCGAGGCATGTTCCACAAAGGCAAATTACAGGCAGCCATAACATATTACAAGCGACCATACTATATTACAAGCGACCATACTATTTGACAAGCGACCATACTATTACAGGCGACCATGCTATATTACAAGCGACCATACTATTTGACAAGCGACCATACTATTACAGGCGACCATGCTATATTACAAGCGACCATACTATTTGACAAGCGACCATACTATTACAGGCGACCATGCTATATTACAAGCGACCATACTATTTGACAAGCGACCATACTATTACAGGCGACCATGCTATATTACAAGCGACCATACTATTTGACAAGCGACCATACTATTACAGGCGACCATGCTATATTACATGCGACCATACGGTACTACAAGCGATCATGCTATAATACAAGCAACCATACTATATTACAAGCTACCATACTATATTACAAGTGATCATGCTATATTACATGTGACCATACTATACAAGCGATCATGCTATAATACAGGCAACCATACTATATTACAAGCAACCATAATGCCATAGTATATTACATGTGACCATACTATACTACAATGTACCAGCGACCAAACTACATTACAAGCGATCATACTATTACTACTGGCCATACTATAATACATGAGACCATATTTAAGAAGGGAACAGTTTTTCCAGTTTCCTACATGTACGTTTCCTACAGGGTTACGAGGGTCACCCGGGTCAAGTGGTTAggctgcaggacttgcaatcacaaggttgtgggtttgagtcccccAGCTTACCGCTGATTTtgcaatgactagaataagtattgttgtctagttactgaatcaccatttcttgatttgtgtaactcataatcatagacgttaaaccaatgtttgtatgagagagatcggatgttgccagcttggtgtttatatccccttgtggggaagatcatctaaacaatgggaagatcatctaaacaaaccaAATTATAAACTCCTGTATCTTCCTCCACAGCCCGGCAAACTCCATCTACTACCATCGAGAGCTTTTATGTTACTCAATTGACAGACTCCGTGTTGATCTAATGACTATTACCTCTTGTCATGGGATAACCAATGAACGAGAGCCCAGACTACCGAAGCTCTTCCCAGAGAATGAAGTACCAAGGGCTCATAAGTTTAAAGGCAAAAGGGTAagactttgtttgttttcccaTGGCTCTTAACTTATACTTAtaatgtatttaaaggcactggacacttttggtataaagaccagtattctcacttgatgtatcccaacatgcagaaattaacaaatctgtgaaaattttgactcaattggtcaccgtaGTGGCacgagaatgatgaaagaaaaacgcccttgttgcacaaatttgtgctttcagatgcataataaaatgcttcaggtctgaagtcttttattatttgagtgagaaattacctcaggAATGTGTGTTCTTATGGAGTGAAATTTTGCCCAAGGACAGTGTCATTTCAGGCTTGTAGTATCTCTGTGAATGCCAGCCAAAAATAGAGAGGGGCTGTGTTTCCAACATTGTGCATGATACAGTGTTTATGATTGGTAGTgccaaatattttgttatatccttgtggtttttttgtgTTAGAAATTTCAGGGAAAACACTTTAGGTCCTCTAGTTGACACATCTGGGTCcagtttaatagatgtttacCGATTGGGGTTGAGTTTCCTTTACAAACCCAGTATCGGCCATGCCACTGTCTTACGATTTGTGCGCACGCTGTAATTTTGTGTAAGTAAAGCTCCGATGAAACTCAAGGGAGGTTTTGCATGCGAACGGATACGGTTAGTGCGATGGATACGTCAATGACGTCATACGCTACTCGCTATCCGCAATACATGTAGACGACACTAATATCCTGCTTGCTACACGTAAGTAGGTTTCGGATAGCTAAATGTATGCGTTTGCCTGCGAAACCTCCCTAATAGCTGAAATTTAGAGTAtattttttggtttattttaaggtATTCTTCCTGACCAGTAGAGTTCATCCTGGAGAAACACCAGCAAGCTTCGTCTTCAATGGCTTCCTAGAGTTCATCCTTCGCCCTAAGGACCCTCGTGCCATCCAGCTGAGGAAGCAGTATGTCTTCAAGCTCATCCCACTTCTCAACCCAGACGGGGTACAGAGGGGTCACTATAGGACGGACCAAAGAGGGGTGAACTTAAACCGGGTGTACCTCAACCCAGACTCTGTTGCTCATCCAACGATATACGCTACTAAGAGTCTGATACTGCATCATCATGTCAGCTCAAGGGTTGTTCCTTGGAGCGGGGAGGCAAGTGCAAGCTCAAGGAAGACGGATATAAAGCATGTTGCGGCGAAAAAGGGGAAGGGGGATGGGGAGGGTAGTTCTTCTCCTGGGGCTGTCCCAGTGCAGCCTCCAGCTAATGCTATTGTTGTGGTTCATGAAGGTTCTGGGAATCTAACACATAGTCAAACAGTTTCAAGACAGTCGGATGATGTAGACAATCAAAGACTACTTGAATTATCAGATACAGATATTCAGAACTCTGATGTTAACATAAGTAAATCCGACTTCAATGCAGTTTCCATGCCCGGCGACCCTGCGGAGATATCATCCCAGGATGCTAGTGAGCTGCGTTTACGCGCATCCTCCATTGCCAAAGAGAGTTCCGTTGATGGGGACTCGGGCGGGGAGGAAGACGAAGATAACATTCCTCATTCATCGACTCCGTCTAACCCCAAGCCAAATTCCGATCCCAACCTTGCTCCTGGTGGGAGCATCTTAAACATTCCACCCAAAGACAGTGGTGTAGCCCTGTATGTCGACCTCCATGGCCATGCCTCCAAGCGCGGCTGCTTCATTTATGGAAACTACTTCGACGAGGAGGAGAGTCACATTGAAAATCTTCTCTTCCCGAAGCTGATCTCAATGAACTCGGCTCACTTTGACTTTGACGGGTGTAACTTTACTGAGAAGAATATGTACACAAAGGATAAGAGGGATGGCATGTCGAAGGAAGGTAGCGGGCGTGTTGCTATCTTCAAGGCTACAGGGATTATACACAGGTATGTCAGaacgcaggcctgatacttcacgaatcacctccgttgccccttgtcattgcctaggtgcccttgaaatgttacagtagaaatttacaatttcctcatagggtgccctttgccaaagagaaaatgccttggtgcccttgccctttcaaaaacaaagcatacagtcCTGAGAACGGGTAGGGTCACAGGTGTAGTGTGGTGTCCCACCTCGCTCTGAAAAACGTTTAATACATCTATCATGCATGAGTTTACATCATCTATTTTCACGGCAAAAAGgtttttaagttttaatttGTTACGTTGACCGTGGAACTTTGAGCTGTCGAAAGGATTGTCATAGGTGAGCGTGTAGGGCACTGGCCTCAAGTTTTGATGTTCTGATGGGTTTGAGTTCCAGTCTTGACTCTTGTGTCCTCCAAGACACTTGTTGGCCCTGTGTTCATGGTATTGTGTGTTTCATATTGTGCCTCAGCACCTCGTAAACCTCCCTTTATGAGCTATTCAAAGggttttgttaaaggcagtggacactattggtaattactcaaaataattatttgcataaaacctttcttggtgacgagtaatggggagaggttgatggtatacaacattgtgagaaacggctccctctgaagtgccatagtttttgagaaagaagtaattttccacgaattcgattttgagacctcagatttagaacttgaggtctcgaaatcaaccatctaaatgcacacaactttgtgtgacaagggtgttttcttctttcattagtatctcgcaacttcgaccgattgagctcaaattttcacaggtttgttattttatgcatatgttgagatacaccaactgtgaaggctagtctttgacaattaccaatagtgtccactgcctttaatcacgcATTAAAACAGGTACCTGTCATAGCTGTCATGGCACTTTGAATCTTAAGACAAAAGCACTTTAAATAAATGATATTGCCAGCTTTCCAGTATTAAAGTTGTCAGTTTTACAGATTAAGAATAATGAATGCTCTGAAAAATTTCCACACCAATATCATGGCAAACTTTTATGTCCATTATCAATTAATGTGTTATTGTTTCCAAGCTAATTAACTTGATGCTCTCTGTTTGATTATTTCCAGCTACACTCTTGAGTGTAACTACAATTCTGGTCGTTTTGTCAACTCTCTTGCCCCTGCTACGATGGACGATGGCAGGGCAACCCCACCTCCTCTAGCAGGTTACCCACCAAAATACAACCCTGGACATTTTGAAGAGGTAGGCCagtgatctgggcccaatttcatagagctgctaagcacaaaaatatgctaagcatgaaatctctcccttgataaaacaggattaccaaccaaatttttacGTGATATTCAGGATGAGCaatcaacagctgaatacaagtaacaagccatatgcaacaaacggaaatttggttggtaatcctgtttttatcaaggaagacatttcatgcttagcaagattttgtgcttagcagctctatgaaattggctcctGTTAAAGGCACCGAACACCTTTAGTAACTGTTAAAGACctgtactctcacttggtgtatctcaatatctgcataaaataacaaatctgtaaaaatttggactcgttggtcatcgaagttgcaagagaataatgacaataaaaacgcccttgttgcacaaatttgtgtgctttcagatccctaAAAAAAGCTTCaagtctgaagtcttttaatatttcagtgggAAATTAGCTCTTTAACAGTTTAaagaaaactatgttacttcagagggagccaattctcacaatgtttcatgctatcaacagctctccatcgctccttaccaagtaagtttatatggcaacaattattttgagtatttaccaatagtgtccagtgcctttaagtataagACTGTTAAGTTTTTTATCTTCCAAGAATCTTTgccaagcggataagagcaccagactcaagacATGGTTTTTCTGtccaacagagtgtgggttcgagtcccggtggtgacacttttgtccttaagcaagacacttaaaagaaaagctgttggtcccgtgtgttgtgtaatgcacgtgaaagaacccagtgcacttattgaaaagaaaaaggggTTTACCggggtgttcctggtttgattggctgcatattgtgccacagctcCTTATAATCCATTCTCGTCTATGTTAACACTGGTAAAGGAATTGGTCGCATCCTTCAAaaatgtagctccacaataccttgcaggaaaactcTGAGTTTTGAAGCAATtcgagcgtcactgagtgacggatatgagctcTATAAAAGAAGCCACAATTGTTAATTGTATCAAGATTGTTGTGAGTCTAAATTTTTCAACCTTAGCTGTCAAAACTAAAACAATATATCCCAACAAACCACAGTGAGAGGTTGTAATcttgttatttcatatttttgttttaaatttaatttaaggTTGGCAGAGCTGTTGCTGTAGCAGCGTTGGATATCACAAATACTAACCCATGGAGTAGATTAGCATCTACAGAGTATAGTAATGTAATGGGTGTGCGTTCATGGGTTCAACGCTATCTGCGCAGTGTACGTGGGGCGCCCTCGCTCCCTAAGAAAATGGCTAGAGTTTCCTCAAAGACTTCAAGGTTTGTCAAATTGAAAATTCTTTctctttgttttgtaaaatacTTTTGTGTTTTCAAATGAAGGACATTTTGTGGAGAGAACTTTGATTTATTAGTTGGAATTATTtgaaaaggcaccaaggcaatacaAGGGGCCCAGAGGCAGGTCCTTCCGTTACATCTTTGAAgttaattttctcaaaattgtctGAATTTATGCTATTGATACACTCTTGCTCTTTACAAAACATTGTATTTTACGATGTTTGGTGTGTGTATAacggcccggtcccactgcaacgataacgagaacgataacgacgcaaagagaacgcattccattggttgaatagGCGTGTGCGTagtctgcgtggagcaattcaaccaatatagTGCGTTTTCTCTGCgttgtgatcgttatcgttttcgtaatcgctgcagtgtgactcggcctttactcCTGATATGTTTAAGGGAGATGTGACAATGGTCTGTCTCTTAATGGTTTTGCACTGAAGCAATGATAATTCACTCCCAAAAAGTTTATGTGATGATAGAGACATGTATTTTTAACACTAAGATTGATTTGGTTCACATTTATACTGATCTGGGTTTTAACAACAACCTACAATTGATATCATTGAATGTAGAATTTAAGTTACTGTGTTCAGTAATTTCATCAGGTAAATTTTCTTTCGGGGGTCGACTTGCATTATTAATGGCTAGCTGTTTTATTCTGCCTATGTAGTATCGTTGCTTCTGCTACAGCAAATACATTCCATAAACCCCGCTTCTCGTGGAGTGACACGCCAAGCAGTcaagcgccctctagtgttcaTACCAATCAGAGTAATTCGGCATCATCGGTAGCCACATCAGCAGTGAAGAAAGTCACAGTGCGGCACCTTGGCCCAGTACGAGGTTAGTCAACTAGTACAAATTAATGATAAAGAACCCAGGgtagctctgtatgtttcagtcccacgtttaaaaaaatacttcttaTGGTTTTGTGGCTGAAATCCTTCAATATCCTCATTGTTTTGTGACTTAAGAGACTtaaatccttcaaaatccttTGAATGATTTTGTGGCTAAACTAGCTCAAGCCCTTCAATATCATCATCGATTTGTTGTTAACCGACTCAAATTcttcaaaatcatttaaatgGTTCTGTGGCTGAACAGACTCAAGTCCTTCAAAATCCTTGTCATGGTTTTGTGGCTGAACAGGTTGAAGTCCCTAAAAATCCTTCGAATGGTTTTGTGGCTAAACAGActcaaatccatcaaaatcttTTGAGTGGTTTTGTGGCTGAACAGACTCGAATCTTTCAAAatcctttaaatgtttttgtagcTGAACGGGCTCAAATCCTGAAAAattctttaaatgtttttgtagcTGAACGAGCTCAAATCCTTAACAAATCTTGAATATGTTTTTGTAGCTGAAAGGGCTCAagtccttcaaaatcctgtcgGAAGGTTTTGTTGCTAAAACGACTCAAGTCTgtgatggtaaaaaaaaatatgaacatATTTAATGAAAGAGATTGCAATTACTGTGACCTCTGATTGAtacatttgaaaataaatctTGACTCTGCAGAAACCAAGACAACGCTAGAAAGGAAGAAGCACCTCCAGCATCAAATGCAGGGGTCCAAGTTGGCATCAGCCTCTGTGCCAGCCTTCGGGAGTACCTCCCTAAGGTCCTACCCAGCCACCAACCACAGCCGACAAACCAACCCAAACACAATCAATGCACCGCAGCAATCTAGTAGTCTACCAGTAGCCATTGGAATGTCCACCAGTCACAAGTCACATAAGACCAGTCCACAGTCTCTGAATACGGTGGCGCATCCCCACGAACACGGAGTGACGAACCCTGTGACGCATGgcgcaccccctcccccaatcaGGCATGGCTTCACATTAACTGATGGACGTACTGGTAAACATCACAAGCAACATGACAAGACCGCAGCGACGTCCAACGTTGTGCATGAGTTACTAAGCAATGTGATGATCAAAGCTTTGGAGGAGACCGTCATGAACCAAACTAGGGGTGTTTTGAAAGGTTCTTACGTGAGTATACTTTATTCCAGTATCCTGGATTTTGACTTTGCCAACCGGCGTCCTTGAATGGCATTTTGTGTCAGATACAGTGTTACAGGACGGTGGGTGATGCCGGGCAGGCTTGCCccggggccgatttcacaaagagctaaaattGATCGCAACTGCAAATCAGTCGTAGTTGcctagtaaagtgtgatgtcacaatacaaatcactatggtgatactgaaaatttgtcttacgatggattttattgctttgtgaaatcgagcccagaacaaacaaatttcgcccagcactctgagcaaaatacactgtgctgcccagcacagatttaccccagattgcacttcagcaatgatggccccatatctaaacattCATAATTATGCTGAACCGCTCGCCCCTGGTAAACTAAACTGGAACTTAGAGCCTACCACTAAAATGAGTCTAGTTGCACCACTGGTCAGATACTGTGCGCTTTTAAAGTGCTGTTTATCATATGCCACctaaaaacatacaataaatTGTATTTGTTGTCATTGTAACGTGTATAACCATGGATTCCGCCTACTTCCTGTTTGCATGCTTGATGTCAAATCTCTTTGATCATAACCAATGTTTATCACACTAAGTCAAGCATGATATTCtgttagccctggcggccttacacttttgtattactacagtgacgtcttggatatcagggtccatttctggggcggaaaattttcaaagcttcataattCAAATTTCACCTGCAAGGAGCCATCAATTTCAAcggattcacattccatggcagcatatatttttgtGCGGTTTGTTTTGGTCATCATATGTTCCTCAGAAATGCGTCATTTGCGTGAAACAATGCAGCTCCCAGCGTTAAGAAAGTCATGTTTTATTCTCACAGTTGTCTGCCATgcgtacgcaagacgcacgacacGCATATCTTGAGTTGCATTTGcatgttaacgctgtgcagtcaagatacggtcaCCAAGAAGTGCATAAATGTATTTATGTCTTGCGTATGCTCGTCGTttagtttcttaaaggcagtggacactattggtaattactccaaataattgttagcataataactaacttggtaacaagcaatggagagctgttgttagtataaaacattgtgagaaacggctccctctgaagtaacgtagttttgagaaaagaagtaattttccacgaatttgattttgagatctcagatttagattttgaggtcaagcatctgaaattaagcatctgaaagcacacaactttgtgtgacaagctTTTTTTccctcattattatctctcgacttcgacgaccatatttgtgcatatgttgagatacaccatgtgagaagactggcattgacaattaccaatagtgtccactgtctttaatatgcTTTCTGTAACTTGCATGTTTGTTTAGTCTATATTAACCCACTTTGCTGGATCTATGCATGCAGGTCCCTCTTTCTCCTTTGCCTGTCCCTTCCTCTCCCGCTGATGCTCCATCTTTGCCTGGCAAGCCTACATATGACCCATCTGATGGTGGTAAGATCAGCAGTGCCGCAATGCAAATACCCACACTGGTAAGCAGAACCAATAATACATACTTACAAAACATTTGTAATGGCGTACTGTGGCTGAGTGGACAAGTGCacccagcctcgctaccatgggcagcgcgctgtATCGAtgcctctcgtcactaacccctggtagtgatgtactgggaaacaacgctgattgggTCAGGAAATTGGTTATGCATTAGTTGTCAAGTGCGTGAGCGTGCACGCCCGcgttttttatgacacaaacacgttttttaaaaacaaaaacaaaaacattctttaagacgaaagacatgcgtgcgcgtatagaaaatattgaataatgAGTATGTACGTTCATTAAtggctcatttaaatgtgctagcatattatatagcacatttaaattggCCAATTCCAGGGGGTTATGAtggagcaaggcatgctgggaaaaaaatggcgcggagagatcgatcacccctgggaacgaggttgaagTGCACCGTGCTGAAGctcctgggcccaacttcatggctctgcttaccgtaaacacagaatcgccgcttacggaagcagggaattctgtgcgtacggcaagcgtatttcacgggttagcggcaaactttggcttctgcacgtgcgtactccacgttgcTAGAAATTCCACGCTTACAAGTCTGTCTTATTGCATTGGTTAAATTTATATTAACTCATGGTCATTGCTTTGCATCTATTACATTTTTACTTCATCTGTGCTTGAATGCTGTGCATGAATGCTGTGCAGCAAATAAAATTCACTGTAAGAAACTGAGTGTGTATGTTTTGTAGTCTAGTCTGAAATGTTCATGTACCCCCATTGAATAGTGTTATTCCTAATATCAGTATCATGTTTACCAGTATGTATGTTTTGTAGTCTTTATTATTTGTGACCGGCTCTGCAAAAATGGGTATTAAGGGACAAAATAAGTAAATTGAGTTACATACACAGCTGAATTGGTGTTATTATAAGCATTATTTTGGTGTAGGTTTGAACCCTGTGGGATTTTGCATTCTGGAGATATACAGATATTTGCATATTCgtattttacaattttaatgAAAGTGCCTTCGGAGATACAGCTCCTTAAACCTAGCAAAATTTAAGGGAAATTACCtaaaattgatacaaaaacctttgtttgttcaactaataaaaaataaaaatgatatttCTGTGAATAAAATACGGAAGTATTTATGCAATAGAAGCCAATAAACCAAGAAAGACAAAATcatgttttgaaaatattttcaggATCTCAACATTGAACGCCTCtttaaatgtaattagcatatcgtCCCTTAATACCCTTTTTTGCAGAGCAGGTCACatttgtattactattattattattattattattattattattactattattattattattattattattattattattattaggtgttcggccaccagccgaacaactattgttattgttctggttttttttttggt contains the following coding sequences:
- the LOC139952409 gene encoding cytosolic carboxypeptidase-like protein 5 isoform X1, producing the protein MEYRSGGLLFTSKFDSGNLARVERVYHDEDDDPSAKRVGDTCAVSDYEFNVWTKHDCGGTEFENGNRSWFHFAIKGCPMNKLVKINVMNMNKQGKLYSQGMAPVVRVMPQKPKWERIRERPTWETVDGQFILSFNYRFEYRFSSVYFAFCFPYSYTECQQKMDELDAQFAQCQLLKPSSPANSIYYHRELLCYSIDRLRVDLMTITSCHGITNEREPRLPKLFPENEVPRAHKFKGKRVFFLTSRVHPGETPASFVFNGFLEFILRPKDPRAIQLRKQYVFKLIPLLNPDGVQRGHYRTDQRGVNLNRVYLNPDSVAHPTIYATKSLILHHHVSSRVVPWSGEASASSRKTDIKHVAAKKGKGDGEGSSSPGAVPVQPPANAIVVVHEGSGNLTHSQTVSRQSDDVDNQRLLELSDTDIQNSDVNISKSDFNAVSMPGDPAEISSQDASELRLRASSIAKESSVDGDSGGEEDEDNIPHSSTPSNPKPNSDPNLAPGGSILNIPPKDSGVALYVDLHGHASKRGCFIYGNYFDEEESHIENLLFPKLISMNSAHFDFDGCNFTEKNMYTKDKRDGMSKEGSGRVAIFKATGIIHSYTLECNYNSGRFVNSLAPATMDDGRATPPPLAGYPPKYNPGHFEEVGRAVAVAALDITNTNPWSRLASTEYSNVMGVRSWVQRYLRSVRGAPSLPKKMARVSSKTSSIVASATANTFHKPRFSWSDTPSSQAPSSVHTNQSNSASSVATSAVKKVTVRHLGPVRETKTTLERKKHLQHQMQGSKLASASVPAFGSTSLRSYPATNHSRQTNPNTINAPQQSSSLPVAIGMSTSHKSHKTSPQSLNTVAHPHEHGVTNPVTHGAPPPPIRHGFTLTDGRTGKHHKQHDKTAATSNVVHELLSNVMIKALEETVMNQTRGVLKGSYVPLSPLPVPSSPADAPSLPGKPTYDPSDGGKISSAAMQIPTLAPALKVANNQKMLFRPVANNEPLSNYDLTVKSMNQRDSPSSEPVKRRKKPSGMKRRSASHSPSRKGRRTGRGRGSETDSEKDKKQSNRRKRGSIDGRTTRSEPVTGDNVPDYNVGSQNGHEQITLRRRSSDGVTPDLSHQRSKRAGRFTKSHSFGGENSESSVSCQVVDLNNVNNTWKPKKEVTFWM
- the LOC139952409 gene encoding cytosolic carboxypeptidase-like protein 5 isoform X2, giving the protein MEYRSGGLLFTSKFDSGNLARVERVYHDEDDDPSAKRVGDTCAVSDYEFNVWTKHDCGGTEFENGNRSWFHFAIKGCPMNKLVKINVMNMNKQGKLYSQGMAPVVRVMPQKPKWERIRERPTWETVDGQFILSFNYRFEYRFSSVYFAFCFPYSYTECQQKMDELDAQFAQCQLLKPSSPANSIYYHRELLCYSIDRLRVDLMTITSCHGITNEREPRLPKLFPENEVPRAHKFKGKRVFFLTSRVHPGETPASFVFNGFLEFILRPKDPRAIQLRKQYVFKLIPLLNPDGVQRGHYRTDQRGVNLNRVYLNPDSVAHPTIYATKSLILHHHVSSRVVPWSGEASASSRKTDIKHVAAKKGKGDGEGSSSPGAVPVQPPANAIVVVHEGSGNLTHSQTVSRQSDDVDNQRLLELSDTDIQNSDVNISKSDFNAVSMPGDPAEISSQDASELRLRASSIAKESSVDGDSGGEEDEDNIPHSSTPSNPKPNSDPNLAPGGSILNIPPKDSGVALYVDLHGHASKRGCFIYGNYFDEEESHIENLLFPKLISMNSAHFDFDGCNFTEKNMYTKDKRDGMSKEGSGRVAIFKATGIIHSYTLECNYNSGRFVNSLAPATMDDGRATPPPLAGYPPKYNPGHFEEVGRAVAVAALDITNTNPWSRLASTEYSNVMGVRSWVQRYLRSVRGAPSLPKKMARVSSKTSSIVASATANTFHKPRFSWSDTPSSQAPSSVHTNQSNSASSVATSAVKKVTVRHLGPVRETKTTLERKKHLQHQMQGSKLASASVPAFGSTSLRSYPATNHSRQTNPNTINAPQQSSSLPVAIGMSTSHKSHKTSPQSLNTVAHPHEHGVTNPVTHGAPPPPIRHGFTLTDGRTGKHHKQHDKTAATSNVVHELLSNVMIKALEETVMNQTRGVLKGSYAPALKVANNQKMLFRPVANNEPLSNYDLTVKSMNQRDSPSSEPVKRRKKPSGMKRRSASHSPSRKGRRTGRGRGSETDSEKDKKQSNRRKRGSIDGRTTRSEPVTGDNVPDYNVGSQNGHEQITLRRRSSDGVTPDLSHQRSKRAGRFTKSHSFGGENSESSVSCQVVDLNNVNNTWKPKKEVTFWM